In one Lolium rigidum isolate FL_2022 chromosome 3, APGP_CSIRO_Lrig_0.1, whole genome shotgun sequence genomic region, the following are encoded:
- the LOC124702760 gene encoding uncharacterized protein LOC124702760 isoform X3 — translation MAPHYQATTLIASPSYPNAITWSSENLVAVASGHIVTILNPAALDGPRGLVVLGPSNPFPIGAVNREDLLEPCLVPTCLSRDTEPCARSVSWSQQGFAPNSGCLLAVCSGDGRVNLYRPPIFEFGDSWVKVADISQLLFNYYQSINFREDDGPISFPLEAANNEQAPQEKLNSEHGHDTGYAGELQEPLSCKVLGRRKRKPTRFEGYVYDEDEDGLGASKDADFSPNPCSRLSKGFMKKIVKPVHEMAVVIGEGGLQNTKEALSCNGENKLVPLITAKQYACRNAHLFSLVVAWSPVSPSHDTTSHWCILAVGSKSGDVSFWKIHKPEYYTIDVGTVNRDPIFVGVLQAHILGVCAMSWEVTCASSSKSSLLLATGCLDGSVKIWSGDMKGLNQCTDVKEVPFSLLAEVTTNSSAPVSSISLSAPAQPRDEVNLAIGRVSGSLETWKLDLCNNKIENSSACHAHDRVVTGLSWGFDGHSLYSCSQDNSARCWILEKNQLEEVPVYTNFPELKESTDLSVVSDRCFGLTLAPGELMIAVVRSLDPNMLDPMYQARTQKAVVEFIWIGGQFLGIALHKNIHISSEQSVMLSETNFLWWGSNIFWSLKKYEKGETGLVLWDVIAALRVLKKSSPIFLETLLHNWVSDLFSDDQQRVSFDILYQSRNDMMSK, via the exons ATGGCTCCGCATTACCAAGCTACTACACTGATTGCTTCCCCATCCTATCCAAATGCCATCACCTGGTCAAGTGAGAACTTGGTGGCTGTTGCTTCTGGCCACATCGTCACTATCCTG AACCCGGCCGCACTTGATGGGCCTCGGGGACTTGTTGTGCTTGGCCCTAGCAATCCTTTTCCCATAGGTGCGGTTAACAGGGAAG ATCTACTTGAACCATGTTTAGTGCCAACATGCTTATCACGTGATACTGAACCATGTGCACGGTCAGTTTCATGGTCTCAGCAAGGATTTGCTCCTAATTCTGG TTGTTTGCTAGCTGTTTGTAGTGGTGATGGTCGTGTGAATCTTTACCGCCCGCCAATTTTTGAATTTGGTGATAGCTGGGTTAAG GTTGCAGATATATCTCAACTGTTGTTTAACTATTACCAAAGCATTAACTTCCGAGAAGATGATGGTCCAATTTCGTTTCCTCTG GAGGCGGCAAATAATGAGCAAGCTCCTCAG GAAAAGTTAAATAGCGAGCATGGACATGACACAGGATATGCTGGTGAATTGCAAGAACCTCTTTCCTGCAAGGTTCTTGGAAGGAGAAAAAGGAAACCAACAAG ATTTGAAGGCTATGTttatgatgaggatgaagatggtTTAGGTGCTTCAAAGGATGCAGACTTCTCTCCGAATCCATGTTCTAGGTTATCCAAGGGATTTATGAAAAAG ATTGTCAAGCCTGTGCATGAAATGGCTGTCGTAATTGGGGAAGGTGGATTACAAAATACCAAAGAAGCACTCTCTTGCAATGGAGAAAACAAGCTTGTTCCTCTTATCACAGCAAAACAATATGCATGTCGGAATGCACATTTATTTTCCCTCGTAGTTGCGTGGTCGCCAGTTTCGCCGTCACACGACACTACTTCTCATTGGTGCATTCTTGCTGTTGGATCAAAGTCTGGGGATGTTTCATTTTGGAAAATACATAAGCCTGAGTACTACACAATAGATGTTGGTACTGTTAACAGAGATCCAATATTTGTTGGGGTTCTCCAAGCTCATATTTTGGGGGTTTGTGCCATGAGCTGGGAAGTTACCTGTGCAAGCTCTTCAAAGTCCTCATTGCTTTTAGCAACTGGATGCTTGGATGGAAG TGTGAAGATATGGTCAGGTGATATGAAAGGATTAAATCAATGTACTGATGTAAAAGAAGTGCCATTTTCATTACTGGCAGAG GTCACCACTAATTCATCAGCTCCAGTCTCTTCAATTTCATTGTCCGCACCAGCTCAGCCTCGAGATGAGGTTAATTTGGCAATTGGAAGGGTATCTGGGTCACTGGAAACATGGAAATTGGACCTATGCAACAACAAAATTGAGAATAGCAGTGCATGTCATGCACATGACCGAGTG GTGACAGGTTTGTCATGGGGTTTTGATGGCCACAGTTTATACAGCTGCAGTCAG GATAATTCTGCACGCTGTTGGATCTTAGAAAAAAATCAACTTGAAGAAGTTCCTGTGTACACAAATTTCCCAGAGCTAAAAGAATCGACCGAT CTCTCAGTAGTATCTGATCGATGCTTTGGTCTTACACTTGCACCTGGAGAATTAATGATTGCTGTG GTCCGCAGCTTGGATCCGAATATGCTAGATCCGATGTATCAAGCCAG GACACAAAAGGCAGTGGTTGAGTTCATTTGGATTGGTGGTCAGTTCCTTGGCATTGCACTACACAAGAACATTCATATCTCCAGCGAACAGTCCGTGATGTTATCTGAGACTAACTTCTTATGGTGGGGATCCAATATTTTTTGGTCATTGAAGAAATATGAAAAAGGTGAAACGGGGCTTGTATTATGGGATGTCATAGCTGCTTTACGAGTGCTCAAGAAATCCTCACCAATATTTCTGGAGACATTACTGCATAATTGGGTCTCGGATTTGTTTTCAGATGATCAACAGCGTGTTTCTTTCGATATCCTGTATCAGTCTAGAAACGACATGATGTCCAAG TGA
- the LOC124702760 gene encoding uncharacterized protein LOC124702760 isoform X2, giving the protein MAPHYQATTLIASPSYPNAITWSSENLVAVASGHIVTILNPAALDGPRGLVVLGPSNPFPIGAVNREDLLEPCLVPTCLSRDTEPCARSVSWSQQGFAPNSGCLLAVCSGDGRVNLYRPPIFEFGDSWVKVADISQLLFNYYQSINFREDDGPISFPLEAANNEQAPQEKLNSEHGHDTGYAGELQEPLSCKVLGRRKRKPTRFEGYVYDEDEDGLGASKDADFSPNPCSRLSKGFMKKIVKPVHEMAVVIGEGGLQNTKEALSCNGENKLVPLITAKQYACRNAHLFSLVVAWSPVSPSHDTTSHWCILAVGSKSGDVSFWKIHKPEYYTIDVGTVNRDPIFVGVLQAHILGVCAMSWEVTCASSSKSSLLLATGCLDGSVKIWSGDMKGLNQCTDVKEVPFSLLAEVTTNSSAPVSSISLSAPAQPRDEVNLAIGRVSGSLETWKLDLCNNKIENSSACHAHDRVVTGLSWGFDGHSLYSCSQDNSARCWILEKNQLEEVPVYTNFPELKESTDLSVVSDRCFGLTLAPGELMIAVVRSLDPNMLDPMYQARTQKAVVEFIWIGGQFLGIALHKNIHISSEQSVMLSETNFLWWGSNIFWSLKKYEKGETGLVLWDVIAALRVLKKSSPIFLETLLHNWVSDLFSDDQQRVSFDILYQSRNDMMSKVSSRKLHLLNIICRKVMLSDNAQYSPGGENSTSVSTDLWNNLLVSSERELRERLVAFTFAAVLNRLSYFQKGTCAENMWFPVGVAQMYSWLSMNNGKVHNQLKSLRSTIKGLRSRISSVCEYSVEESCTYCSAPVHFESPDVALCGSGDPVTSPAERHKLSRCTASMRLCSVLQPIW; this is encoded by the exons ATGGCTCCGCATTACCAAGCTACTACACTGATTGCTTCCCCATCCTATCCAAATGCCATCACCTGGTCAAGTGAGAACTTGGTGGCTGTTGCTTCTGGCCACATCGTCACTATCCTG AACCCGGCCGCACTTGATGGGCCTCGGGGACTTGTTGTGCTTGGCCCTAGCAATCCTTTTCCCATAGGTGCGGTTAACAGGGAAG ATCTACTTGAACCATGTTTAGTGCCAACATGCTTATCACGTGATACTGAACCATGTGCACGGTCAGTTTCATGGTCTCAGCAAGGATTTGCTCCTAATTCTGG TTGTTTGCTAGCTGTTTGTAGTGGTGATGGTCGTGTGAATCTTTACCGCCCGCCAATTTTTGAATTTGGTGATAGCTGGGTTAAG GTTGCAGATATATCTCAACTGTTGTTTAACTATTACCAAAGCATTAACTTCCGAGAAGATGATGGTCCAATTTCGTTTCCTCTG GAGGCGGCAAATAATGAGCAAGCTCCTCAG GAAAAGTTAAATAGCGAGCATGGACATGACACAGGATATGCTGGTGAATTGCAAGAACCTCTTTCCTGCAAGGTTCTTGGAAGGAGAAAAAGGAAACCAACAAG ATTTGAAGGCTATGTttatgatgaggatgaagatggtTTAGGTGCTTCAAAGGATGCAGACTTCTCTCCGAATCCATGTTCTAGGTTATCCAAGGGATTTATGAAAAAG ATTGTCAAGCCTGTGCATGAAATGGCTGTCGTAATTGGGGAAGGTGGATTACAAAATACCAAAGAAGCACTCTCTTGCAATGGAGAAAACAAGCTTGTTCCTCTTATCACAGCAAAACAATATGCATGTCGGAATGCACATTTATTTTCCCTCGTAGTTGCGTGGTCGCCAGTTTCGCCGTCACACGACACTACTTCTCATTGGTGCATTCTTGCTGTTGGATCAAAGTCTGGGGATGTTTCATTTTGGAAAATACATAAGCCTGAGTACTACACAATAGATGTTGGTACTGTTAACAGAGATCCAATATTTGTTGGGGTTCTCCAAGCTCATATTTTGGGGGTTTGTGCCATGAGCTGGGAAGTTACCTGTGCAAGCTCTTCAAAGTCCTCATTGCTTTTAGCAACTGGATGCTTGGATGGAAG TGTGAAGATATGGTCAGGTGATATGAAAGGATTAAATCAATGTACTGATGTAAAAGAAGTGCCATTTTCATTACTGGCAGAG GTCACCACTAATTCATCAGCTCCAGTCTCTTCAATTTCATTGTCCGCACCAGCTCAGCCTCGAGATGAGGTTAATTTGGCAATTGGAAGGGTATCTGGGTCACTGGAAACATGGAAATTGGACCTATGCAACAACAAAATTGAGAATAGCAGTGCATGTCATGCACATGACCGAGTG GTGACAGGTTTGTCATGGGGTTTTGATGGCCACAGTTTATACAGCTGCAGTCAG GATAATTCTGCACGCTGTTGGATCTTAGAAAAAAATCAACTTGAAGAAGTTCCTGTGTACACAAATTTCCCAGAGCTAAAAGAATCGACCGAT CTCTCAGTAGTATCTGATCGATGCTTTGGTCTTACACTTGCACCTGGAGAATTAATGATTGCTGTG GTCCGCAGCTTGGATCCGAATATGCTAGATCCGATGTATCAAGCCAG GACACAAAAGGCAGTGGTTGAGTTCATTTGGATTGGTGGTCAGTTCCTTGGCATTGCACTACACAAGAACATTCATATCTCCAGCGAACAGTCCGTGATGTTATCTGAGACTAACTTCTTATGGTGGGGATCCAATATTTTTTGGTCATTGAAGAAATATGAAAAAGGTGAAACGGGGCTTGTATTATGGGATGTCATAGCTGCTTTACGAGTGCTCAAGAAATCCTCACCAATATTTCTGGAGACATTACTGCATAATTGGGTCTCGGATTTGTTTTCAGATGATCAACAGCGTGTTTCTTTCGATATCCTGTATCAGTCTAGAAACGACATGATGTCCAAGGTCAGCTCGCGGAAGCTACACTTGCTGAATATCATTTGTAGGAAAGTAATGCTTAGCGATAATGCACAATATTCTCCTGGTGGAGAAAACAGCACTAGTGTGTCAACTGATTTATGGAACAATCTTCTAGTGAGCAGCGAAAGAGAGCTACGAGAGAGGCTAGTGGCTTTCACTTTTGCTGCAGTTTTGAatcgactatcatattttcaaaaGGGCACCTGTGCTGAAAACATGTGGTTTCCTGTTGGAGTTGCCCAAATGTATTCTTGGTTGTCTATGAACAATGGAAAAGTGCATAATCAGCTTAAGTCTCTCCGTTCGACAATTAAGGGTCTTCGAAGCAG GATTTCTTCTGTGTGTGAATACTCAGTTGAAGAATCCTGCACCTATTGCTCTGCACCAGTCCACTTCGAGTCACCTGATGTAGCCTTGTGTGGAAGTGGCGATCCTGTTACTTCTCCCGCAGAAAGGCACAAGTTGTCAAGATGCACGGCATCGATGCGCTTATGCTCTGTTCTGCAACCAATCTG GTGA
- the LOC124702760 gene encoding uncharacterized protein LOC124702760 isoform X1, which translates to MAPHYQATTLIASPSYPNAITWSSENLVAVASGHIVTILNPAALDGPRGLVVLGPSNPFPIGAVNREDLLEPCLVPTCLSRDTEPCARSVSWSQQGFAPNSGCLLAVCSGDGRVNLYRPPIFEFGDSWVKVADISQLLFNYYQSINFREDDGPISFPLEAANNEQAPQEKLNSEHGHDTGYAGELQEPLSCKVLGRRKRKPTRFEGYVYDEDEDGLGASKDADFSPNPCSRLSKGFMKKIVKPVHEMAVVIGEGGLQNTKEALSCNGENKLVPLITAKQYACRNAHLFSLVVAWSPVSPSHDTTSHWCILAVGSKSGDVSFWKIHKPEYYTIDVGTVNRDPIFVGVLQAHILGVCAMSWEVTCASSSKSSLLLATGCLDGSVKIWSGDMKGLNQCTDVKEVPFSLLAEVTTNSSAPVSSISLSAPAQPRDEVNLAIGRVSGSLETWKLDLCNNKIENSSACHAHDRVVTGLSWGFDGHSLYSCSQDNSARCWILEKNQLEEVPVYTNFPELKESTDLSVVSDRCFGLTLAPGELMIAVVRSLDPNMLDPMYQARTQKAVVEFIWIGGQFLGIALHKNIHISSEQSVMLSETNFLWWGSNIFWSLKKYEKGETGLVLWDVIAALRVLKKSSPIFLETLLHNWVSDLFSDDQQRVSFDILYQSRNDMMSKVSSRKLHLLNIICRKVMLSDNAQYSPGGENSTSVSTDLWNNLLVSSERELRERLVAFTFAAVLNRLSYFQKGTCAENMWFPVGVAQMYSWLSMNNGKVHNQLKSLRSTIKGLRSRISSVCEYSVEESCTYCSAPVHFESPDVALCGSGDPVTSPAERHKLSRCTASMRLCSVLQPIWYCVCCEGMVDKLVPGTFFTMTTSPLQVNHDGELLYSAPVVPLCPFCGILLQRLMPEFLLSVSPV; encoded by the exons ATGGCTCCGCATTACCAAGCTACTACACTGATTGCTTCCCCATCCTATCCAAATGCCATCACCTGGTCAAGTGAGAACTTGGTGGCTGTTGCTTCTGGCCACATCGTCACTATCCTG AACCCGGCCGCACTTGATGGGCCTCGGGGACTTGTTGTGCTTGGCCCTAGCAATCCTTTTCCCATAGGTGCGGTTAACAGGGAAG ATCTACTTGAACCATGTTTAGTGCCAACATGCTTATCACGTGATACTGAACCATGTGCACGGTCAGTTTCATGGTCTCAGCAAGGATTTGCTCCTAATTCTGG TTGTTTGCTAGCTGTTTGTAGTGGTGATGGTCGTGTGAATCTTTACCGCCCGCCAATTTTTGAATTTGGTGATAGCTGGGTTAAG GTTGCAGATATATCTCAACTGTTGTTTAACTATTACCAAAGCATTAACTTCCGAGAAGATGATGGTCCAATTTCGTTTCCTCTG GAGGCGGCAAATAATGAGCAAGCTCCTCAG GAAAAGTTAAATAGCGAGCATGGACATGACACAGGATATGCTGGTGAATTGCAAGAACCTCTTTCCTGCAAGGTTCTTGGAAGGAGAAAAAGGAAACCAACAAG ATTTGAAGGCTATGTttatgatgaggatgaagatggtTTAGGTGCTTCAAAGGATGCAGACTTCTCTCCGAATCCATGTTCTAGGTTATCCAAGGGATTTATGAAAAAG ATTGTCAAGCCTGTGCATGAAATGGCTGTCGTAATTGGGGAAGGTGGATTACAAAATACCAAAGAAGCACTCTCTTGCAATGGAGAAAACAAGCTTGTTCCTCTTATCACAGCAAAACAATATGCATGTCGGAATGCACATTTATTTTCCCTCGTAGTTGCGTGGTCGCCAGTTTCGCCGTCACACGACACTACTTCTCATTGGTGCATTCTTGCTGTTGGATCAAAGTCTGGGGATGTTTCATTTTGGAAAATACATAAGCCTGAGTACTACACAATAGATGTTGGTACTGTTAACAGAGATCCAATATTTGTTGGGGTTCTCCAAGCTCATATTTTGGGGGTTTGTGCCATGAGCTGGGAAGTTACCTGTGCAAGCTCTTCAAAGTCCTCATTGCTTTTAGCAACTGGATGCTTGGATGGAAG TGTGAAGATATGGTCAGGTGATATGAAAGGATTAAATCAATGTACTGATGTAAAAGAAGTGCCATTTTCATTACTGGCAGAG GTCACCACTAATTCATCAGCTCCAGTCTCTTCAATTTCATTGTCCGCACCAGCTCAGCCTCGAGATGAGGTTAATTTGGCAATTGGAAGGGTATCTGGGTCACTGGAAACATGGAAATTGGACCTATGCAACAACAAAATTGAGAATAGCAGTGCATGTCATGCACATGACCGAGTG GTGACAGGTTTGTCATGGGGTTTTGATGGCCACAGTTTATACAGCTGCAGTCAG GATAATTCTGCACGCTGTTGGATCTTAGAAAAAAATCAACTTGAAGAAGTTCCTGTGTACACAAATTTCCCAGAGCTAAAAGAATCGACCGAT CTCTCAGTAGTATCTGATCGATGCTTTGGTCTTACACTTGCACCTGGAGAATTAATGATTGCTGTG GTCCGCAGCTTGGATCCGAATATGCTAGATCCGATGTATCAAGCCAG GACACAAAAGGCAGTGGTTGAGTTCATTTGGATTGGTGGTCAGTTCCTTGGCATTGCACTACACAAGAACATTCATATCTCCAGCGAACAGTCCGTGATGTTATCTGAGACTAACTTCTTATGGTGGGGATCCAATATTTTTTGGTCATTGAAGAAATATGAAAAAGGTGAAACGGGGCTTGTATTATGGGATGTCATAGCTGCTTTACGAGTGCTCAAGAAATCCTCACCAATATTTCTGGAGACATTACTGCATAATTGGGTCTCGGATTTGTTTTCAGATGATCAACAGCGTGTTTCTTTCGATATCCTGTATCAGTCTAGAAACGACATGATGTCCAAGGTCAGCTCGCGGAAGCTACACTTGCTGAATATCATTTGTAGGAAAGTAATGCTTAGCGATAATGCACAATATTCTCCTGGTGGAGAAAACAGCACTAGTGTGTCAACTGATTTATGGAACAATCTTCTAGTGAGCAGCGAAAGAGAGCTACGAGAGAGGCTAGTGGCTTTCACTTTTGCTGCAGTTTTGAatcgactatcatattttcaaaaGGGCACCTGTGCTGAAAACATGTGGTTTCCTGTTGGAGTTGCCCAAATGTATTCTTGGTTGTCTATGAACAATGGAAAAGTGCATAATCAGCTTAAGTCTCTCCGTTCGACAATTAAGGGTCTTCGAAGCAG GATTTCTTCTGTGTGTGAATACTCAGTTGAAGAATCCTGCACCTATTGCTCTGCACCAGTCCACTTCGAGTCACCTGATGTAGCCTTGTGTGGAAGTGGCGATCCTGTTACTTCTCCCGCAGAAAGGCACAAGTTGTCAAGATGCACGGCATCGATGCGCTTATGCTCTGTTCTGCAACCAATCTGGTACTGTGTGTGTTGTGAAGGAATGGTTGACAAGCTGGTTCCGGGGACCTTCTTCACAATGACGACATCCCCTTTGCAGGTGAACCATGATGGTGAATTGCTTTATTCAGCACCTGTTGTTCCACTTTGCCCCTTCTGTGGCATACTGCTGCAGAGGTTGATGCCAGAGTTCCTGCTCTCCGTCTCCCCAGTGTAG